One window of Sulfurospirillum sp. 1612 genomic DNA carries:
- a CDS encoding PQQ-binding-like beta-propeller repeat protein, whose protein sequence is MKYLHLIVAASLGLLLLSGCGTKRQNFEPKSVSYAISYDGTLPSEIVDVSRHGATLQNGQIITSSGLQKVTLPKGFMFLNDDNGHYLAASQCGDLIVLDKNSKIIYKKKFDTTVASAVLKDSKIALVLASNTMVLLDMKKNTILFQNQEDTTYALDSRIAAPYFLDSLVLFPTLDGRLLVVDSKSNKILRNIVISDEKFFGNVIYLGVLGNRLVAATNKKVVSISPKTMTTLEAHVKDVIVLKGRIFVFTNDGTVILANEDLKVLKKRKFTFAVFAGVIYGKYIYMIERGGYLIATDIDLITANVYKIPEDINSYLYFTKDEFYYKNKYFKLSHKK, encoded by the coding sequence ATGAAATATTTACATTTAATCGTTGCAGCATCATTAGGTCTCTTATTGCTTAGTGGATGTGGCACAAAAAGACAAAATTTTGAACCCAAATCGGTATCTTATGCTATTAGTTATGATGGGACATTGCCCTCAGAGATTGTAGATGTGTCACGTCATGGTGCTACATTGCAAAATGGGCAAATAATCACGAGTTCTGGATTACAAAAGGTGACGTTGCCAAAGGGATTTATGTTTCTTAATGATGATAATGGCCACTATCTCGCCGCATCACAATGTGGTGATTTGATTGTATTGGACAAGAATTCAAAGATTATTTATAAAAAGAAATTTGATACCACGGTTGCATCAGCGGTGTTAAAGGATTCTAAAATTGCTTTAGTATTGGCCTCCAATACGATGGTGCTTTTGGATATGAAAAAAAATACGATTTTATTTCAAAATCAAGAAGATACAACCTATGCCCTTGATTCGAGAATAGCTGCACCGTATTTCCTTGATAGTCTTGTTCTCTTTCCTACCTTAGATGGCCGACTTTTAGTAGTGGATTCTAAAAGCAATAAAATTTTGCGTAATATTGTCATTAGCGATGAGAAGTTTTTTGGTAATGTTATTTATTTGGGAGTTCTTGGTAATCGCTTGGTCGCAGCAACGAATAAAAAAGTGGTCTCGATTAGTCCTAAGACGATGACTACGCTAGAGGCTCATGTGAAAGATGTCATTGTGTTAAAAGGGAGAATTTTTGTCTTTACCAATGATGGGACTGTTATCTTAGCCAATGAAGACCTCAAGGTTTTGAAAAAGAGAAAATTTACTTTTGCTGTGTTTGCTGGAGTTATTTATGGTAAATATATTTATATGATTGAGCGGGGAGGGTATTTGATTGCAACTGATATTGATTTGATTACGGCCAATGTCTATAAGATACCTGAAGATATCAATTCGTACTTATATTTTACAAAAGATGAATTTTACTATAAAAATAAATATTTTAAGTTGTCACACAAGAAATAG
- a CDS encoding type IV pilus twitching motility protein PilT, which translates to MNIKSLLKNVLNYKASDLHIVSRSEPQIRIDGVLVPLDLEKLSGVAIEEMCYTLLSDKQKKALEEEKELDFAIEFPDIGRFRANYYYTMNGELAAAFRIIPIEIPSLDELRTPPIFKDLVQREKGLILVTGPTGSGKSTTLAALLNEINLTENKHIITIEDPVEFVHQNKKSLFSHRNVGTDTKSFARGLKFSLREDPDVILVGEIRDQETISTAITAAETGHLVFATLHTNSAVQTINRIVDSFEGAEQIQVRNMLSTSLYAVISQSLLPKVGSGRIAIHEILINNAAISNLIRENKLHQIYSQMQLNQQKTGMMTQTQSLLKHLNAKLITKENAIRYSTQTQELMNSLGI; encoded by the coding sequence ATGAACATCAAATCATTACTCAAAAACGTTCTCAATTATAAGGCTTCTGATCTTCATATTGTCAGTCGTAGTGAACCTCAGATTCGGATTGATGGGGTATTAGTACCTCTAGATCTTGAAAAACTCTCAGGAGTTGCAATAGAAGAGATGTGTTACACTCTGCTCAGTGACAAACAAAAAAAGGCTCTTGAAGAGGAAAAAGAACTCGATTTTGCGATAGAATTCCCAGATATCGGACGTTTTCGTGCCAACTACTATTACACTATGAATGGTGAATTAGCCGCTGCTTTTAGGATTATTCCTATTGAAATTCCTTCCTTAGATGAACTTAGAACTCCCCCTATTTTCAAGGATTTAGTCCAAAGAGAAAAAGGGTTAATCTTAGTCACCGGACCAACAGGAAGTGGGAAATCAACCACGCTTGCGGCATTACTAAATGAAATTAATCTCACAGAGAACAAGCACATTATCACGATTGAAGATCCTGTCGAATTTGTGCATCAAAACAAAAAATCTCTCTTTTCTCATAGAAATGTCGGAACCGATACTAAAAGTTTTGCGAGAGGATTGAAATTTTCACTGCGTGAAGATCCCGATGTCATTCTCGTGGGTGAAATTCGAGATCAAGAAACAATCAGTACGGCCATCACAGCCGCTGAAACCGGACACCTTGTTTTTGCAACCTTGCATACAAACTCAGCTGTCCAAACGATTAATAGAATTGTCGATAGTTTTGAAGGTGCGGAACAAATTCAAGTCAGAAATATGCTCTCAACTTCTCTTTATGCCGTCATTTCACAAAGCTTACTTCCTAAAGTCGGTAGCGGAAGAATTGCGATTCATGAGATACTCATCAATAATGCAGCGATTTCGAATCTTATTAGAGAAAATAAATTGCATCAAATATACTCGCAAATGCAGTTAAATCAACAAAAAACCGGTATGATGACACAAACACAATCCCTTCTCAAACATTTAAATGCTAAAT
- a CDS encoding type III pantothenate kinase: MILCDIGNSNVDFFHDGKIWSMSLDAFESYKAKEKIYFISVNDRITAKLQDSSYFINLEPYFNLDTIYQGLGIDRISACCVIKDGIVVDAGTAITVDIVSNYQHLGGFILPGLASYEKTFAGISDRLKFRLNPNIELDALPQRTADALSYGVIKPILMIIKETSKEKRIYFTGGDGQFFSKYFENSIYDRSLIFRGMKKIIEENLC; the protein is encoded by the coding sequence ATGATACTTTGTGATATTGGAAATTCCAACGTGGATTTCTTTCATGATGGAAAAATTTGGTCGATGAGCCTTGATGCGTTTGAAAGCTACAAGGCTAAAGAGAAGATTTATTTTATCAGTGTTAATGATAGAATTACAGCAAAACTACAAGATTCTTCCTACTTTATAAATCTTGAACCCTATTTTAATCTAGACACGATTTATCAAGGTTTGGGGATTGATAGAATATCAGCGTGCTGTGTCATCAAAGATGGGATTGTCGTTGATGCTGGCACCGCAATTACGGTAGATATTGTATCAAATTATCAGCATTTAGGGGGATTTATTTTGCCGGGGCTCGCGTCTTATGAAAAGACATTTGCCGGCATTTCTGATAGACTTAAATTTAGATTAAATCCTAATATCGAGCTCGATGCCTTACCACAAAGAACGGCTGATGCACTATCTTATGGAGTTATAAAACCTATCTTAATGATTATAAAAGAGACCAGTAAAGAGAAAAGAATCTACTTTACCGGAGGAGACGGTCAATTCTTTTCAAAATATTTTGAAAATTCTATTTACGATAGAAGCTTGATTTTTAGAGGAATGAAAAAAATAATAGAGGAAAATTTATGTTAA
- the gatC gene encoding Asp-tRNA(Asn)/Glu-tRNA(Gln) amidotransferase subunit GatC: protein MQIDDKLLTKLEGLSALSIDTNKREEVISELSKIVQFVEILNELNLDQETATFTTLDGGTPFREDTPSVNPEIIETILEHAPKSQDGCFVVPKIIE, encoded by the coding sequence ATGCAAATAGACGACAAATTATTGACAAAACTCGAAGGATTATCTGCATTAAGCATCGATACAAATAAAAGAGAGGAAGTCATTAGCGAACTGAGTAAAATCGTGCAATTTGTTGAGATTTTGAATGAATTAAATCTCGACCAAGAAACTGCCACTTTTACGACTTTAGATGGGGGCACACCTTTCAGAGAAGATACACCATCAGTAAACCCTGAAATCATCGAGACTATATTAGAACATGCGCCAAAAAGTCAAGATGGCTGTTTCGTAGTACCAAAAATCATAGAATAG
- a CDS encoding response regulator has protein sequence MKFKMQNTLKIIGIYPIIILFIFSSYFLYISYVEYNKAVLFENKLVSEKVLGTLSQDIAKERGLSSTFIASNGHIAKEALMQQRLNVNKSIKRFYNYYKTQKTNTNIKQIITLLNQITEVRARVDSLKDINFNRIFFSYYSQINTYILKEIGSIRDIVTNSQIVSLATSLVNLFNDIEYNGQERGFIAKIISQYVPFTDEDTKIWLNISSRTHTFNYQTIEDPVSKMRIGSLYNSRQDKKILEDVLDAKKDVVLAAQSGEYLIDPTLWFSLMTKKIQLMERSSQIIQTSLVSAIKNYKNQNIGQLISAGSTWFISIIFLIMGLVLSKQFKNNILGLQSIFKKVEELAETKQDVDFSTSEGMNSAYKIIDQAVENIAKEKDNAKEASAAKSIFLANMSHEIRTPLNGIIGFTELLKNNELDDESKEFVEVIEKSSENLLEIINNILDLSKVESNKVEIDEILFSPIQEFENAIEVYGPKASEKGIHLSSYIDPSLSTYIKGDSTKIKEVLINLMSNAVKFTPQDGYITTEVKRVDDESTPSDKVKITFSVQDTGIGIEKDKIKDIFNAFSQADSTITRKFGGTGLGLTISSKYIELMGGTLALESEYGKGTKFYFTLEFDKSTSSDTNYENAFREYHCAILSSTDSPKPHSQFIYNYFSFFGSRVNFYSNFSQLKDLIYKSNSNIIVADYSDLSEEEIEEYKKIKLPIIIVLKSSQQSKFEKLKSKYITPVYEPINMTKIVKILESSKEMLPVKETPQEKVPSHPNTQTFGTKFDANVLVAEDNEINQKLIKRTLEDLGLKITIAENGLRALELRKEHDYDLVFMDIAMPIMDGVIATQEIIKYEEEANLPHIPIIAITANALKGDRERFMNEGLDEYITKPIKKESILSVLNMFIKDKIDYTTEETTKESKTATKEVESDRPKLAVEDVDETVEASHDTEEKLEVEEPTTSDPKIMIFKKSIIESKIFATIITKMGYDTDTAKSADDFKEKIKGNLYNIIILDKEIGDLDFENLRALLTETNTDYASSHTKLILFADSATIIPEEIKSVYDSIEANSINKVELEKLIQENL, from the coding sequence ATGAAATTTAAAATGCAAAATACGCTAAAAATCATTGGAATTTATCCGATTATTATACTCTTTATATTTTCTTCATACTTTTTGTATATATCTTATGTAGAATACAATAAAGCAGTACTTTTTGAAAATAAACTCGTCTCAGAAAAAGTCTTAGGCACACTGTCTCAAGATATTGCAAAAGAGCGGGGTTTGAGTTCAACGTTCATCGCGAGCAATGGACACATTGCCAAAGAGGCATTGATGCAGCAACGTTTAAATGTCAATAAGAGTATTAAGCGTTTTTATAACTATTATAAAACACAAAAAACTAATACAAATATCAAGCAAATCATCACACTACTGAACCAAATCACAGAAGTTAGAGCAAGAGTAGACTCGCTGAAAGATATCAACTTTAATAGAATCTTTTTTTCCTACTACTCGCAAATTAATACCTATATCTTAAAAGAAATTGGCTCTATTAGAGATATTGTAACTAACTCACAAATTGTCTCACTGGCGACATCACTTGTAAACCTATTTAATGATATCGAATACAATGGTCAAGAGAGAGGATTTATAGCAAAAATTATCAGTCAATATGTACCATTTACTGATGAAGATACAAAAATATGGCTTAATATATCAAGTCGAACCCATACTTTTAACTATCAAACTATCGAAGACCCTGTCTCTAAGATGCGTATTGGCAGTCTTTATAACTCACGACAAGATAAGAAGATTTTAGAAGATGTCCTTGATGCTAAAAAAGATGTCGTTTTAGCGGCTCAAAGCGGGGAATATTTAATCGATCCGACACTTTGGTTTAGTCTCATGACAAAAAAAATACAGTTAATGGAGCGCAGTTCTCAAATCATTCAAACATCATTGGTATCTGCCATCAAAAACTATAAAAACCAAAATATCGGTCAACTTATATCAGCCGGTTCCACATGGTTCATCTCAATCATCTTTTTGATTATGGGATTAGTACTTTCAAAACAATTTAAAAACAACATTTTAGGACTTCAAAGTATCTTTAAAAAAGTTGAAGAGTTGGCAGAAACCAAACAAGATGTTGATTTTAGTACCTCTGAGGGTATGAATTCAGCGTATAAGATTATCGATCAAGCTGTCGAAAATATTGCAAAAGAAAAAGATAACGCTAAAGAGGCTAGTGCTGCGAAGAGTATTTTCTTGGCCAATATGTCTCATGAAATCCGAACCCCACTCAATGGTATTATTGGCTTTACGGAACTTCTTAAAAATAATGAACTTGATGATGAAAGCAAAGAATTTGTCGAAGTTATTGAAAAAAGTTCAGAAAACCTTTTGGAAATTATCAACAACATCCTAGACTTATCAAAAGTTGAAAGCAACAAAGTCGAAATTGACGAAATTCTCTTTTCACCAATACAAGAGTTTGAAAATGCAATCGAAGTTTATGGACCAAAAGCATCTGAAAAAGGCATCCACCTCTCCTCTTATATTGATCCTAGTTTATCTACTTATATCAAAGGGGACTCTACTAAAATTAAAGAGGTCTTGATTAACTTGATGAGTAATGCGGTGAAATTTACACCACAAGATGGTTACATCACCACTGAGGTAAAACGTGTCGATGACGAATCGACCCCATCGGATAAAGTAAAAATAACCTTTAGTGTACAAGACACCGGTATTGGTATTGAAAAAGATAAAATCAAAGATATCTTTAATGCCTTTAGCCAAGCTGATTCTACCATTACAAGAAAATTTGGTGGTACAGGATTGGGATTGACAATCTCTTCAAAATACATTGAATTGATGGGTGGTACCTTAGCACTCGAGAGTGAATACGGCAAAGGTACAAAATTTTATTTCACTCTTGAATTTGACAAATCAACTTCTAGTGACACCAACTATGAAAATGCATTTCGAGAGTATCATTGTGCCATCTTATCCTCTACGGATTCACCAAAACCACACAGCCAATTTATCTATAATTATTTTTCATTTTTTGGCTCACGTGTCAATTTTTACAGCAATTTTTCACAATTAAAAGATTTGATTTACAAATCAAATAGTAATATCATCGTAGCCGATTACAGTGACTTAAGTGAAGAAGAAATAGAAGAGTACAAAAAAATTAAACTCCCAATTATCATTGTCTTAAAATCTTCACAACAATCAAAATTTGAGAAGTTAAAAAGCAAGTACATTACACCGGTATACGAACCAATCAATATGACAAAAATTGTCAAAATACTCGAATCTAGTAAAGAGATGCTTCCAGTCAAAGAGACACCTCAAGAAAAAGTTCCATCCCATCCAAATACTCAGACATTTGGAACAAAATTTGACGCTAATGTCTTAGTGGCAGAAGACAATGAAATCAACCAAAAATTAATCAAACGTACACTTGAAGATCTCGGTCTTAAAATTACCATTGCGGAAAATGGACTTCGAGCGTTGGAACTCAGAAAAGAGCATGATTATGATTTGGTATTTATGGATATTGCGATGCCGATTATGGATGGGGTCATTGCAACGCAGGAAATTATCAAATATGAAGAAGAAGCAAACCTACCACATATTCCAATCATTGCTATCACCGCTAATGCTCTCAAAGGCGACCGTGAGCGATTTATGAATGAAGGCTTGGATGAATACATTACCAAACCAATCAAAAAAGAGAGTATTCTTAGTGTCTTAAATATGTTTATAAAAGACAAGATAGACTACACAACAGAAGAGACAACAAAAGAGAGTAAAACGGCGACAAAAGAGGTAGAATCAGATCGTCCGAAACTTGCAGTAGAAGATGTTGATGAAACGGTTGAAGCCTCTCATGATACAGAAGAAAAGCTTGAAGTAGAAGAGCCAACAACATCCGATCCAAAGATCATGATTTTCAAAAAAAGCATCATAGAATCTAAGATTTTTGCCACAATCATCACAAAAATGGGTTATGATACCGATACGGCAAAAAGTGCAGATGATTTTAAAGAAAAAATCAAGGGCAATCTGTACAACATTATCATCTTAGATAAAGAAATTGGGGATCTAGATTTTGAAAATCTCAGAGCATTATTAACAGAAACAAATACTGACTATGCGTCAAGTCACACTAAATTAATTTTATTTGCAGATTCTGCTACTATCATACCAGAAGAAATCAAGTCTGTCTATGATAGTATAGAAGCGAACTCTATTAATAAAGTTGAGTTAGAAAAATTGATACAAGAAAATCTATAA
- the uvrC gene encoding excinuclease ABC subunit UvrC encodes MSLREQLKTLPQSSGVYQYFDEDGHLLYVGKAKNLKNRVKSYFRSLSDVAPARNLSARITKMIHEAKELKYILVENEHDALILENSLIKQLKPKYNILLRDDKTYPYISIDLDEAFPRFEITRKIIKKKNVKYFGPFSSASREIMESLYLLFNLVQKKGCLKSKKACLFYQMQRCHAPCEGKISAQEYATIVQEAISALKNRKKMLALLEKQMQKAVSLEHFEEAARIRDMIQAIRHTTQITQVDLARLEDFDIFYVHEEAGHAIIIKMFIREGKIISTDHTLLKNSTGFDKDELYKRAILQFYGQDAPLLCSQILVGHDFKEKETLEEYLMNLFGKKIKITTPKRGEKTKLIAISQKNAHYLLGLEKKKKDPAKEIQELFDLKRTPYRIEVFDNSHMGGVATVGGMIVWEGKFDKSSYRKYNLNETSEYAQMRELLTRRIQDFKSNPMPDLWLLDGGMTLLKLAMSLLEDHHIMLEVLAISKEKHDAKSNRSKGRAKDILHCSQYSLSLPTQDQRLQFLQRLRDEAHRFAISFHQKKKRSLDLNDPLQSIEGVGPATIKKLLSYFGTYDHIYKASLEELKSLINANLAKKIHTFCNS; translated from the coding sequence ATGAGCTTGAGGGAACAATTAAAAACACTACCACAAAGTAGTGGGGTGTATCAATATTTTGATGAGGATGGTCATCTTCTCTATGTAGGCAAGGCAAAAAATCTCAAAAATCGAGTCAAAAGTTATTTTCGTTCGCTCTCAGATGTTGCTCCTGCTCGTAATCTCAGTGCGAGAATCACCAAAATGATTCATGAAGCCAAAGAGCTCAAATATATTTTGGTAGAGAATGAACACGATGCACTGATTTTAGAAAATTCTCTAATCAAGCAACTCAAACCCAAATACAATATTTTGCTCAGAGATGATAAAACCTACCCTTACATTTCTATTGATTTAGATGAAGCTTTTCCAAGATTTGAAATTACCCGTAAAATTATCAAGAAAAAAAATGTTAAATATTTTGGTCCTTTTTCTAGCGCATCGCGCGAAATTATGGAATCCCTTTATCTTCTCTTTAATTTGGTACAAAAAAAGGGGTGCCTAAAATCAAAAAAAGCATGTCTTTTCTATCAAATGCAACGCTGTCATGCCCCCTGTGAGGGTAAAATCTCAGCACAAGAATATGCAACAATCGTCCAAGAGGCCATCAGTGCACTGAAAAATAGAAAAAAAATGTTAGCATTACTCGAAAAACAGATGCAAAAAGCCGTCTCTTTAGAGCATTTTGAAGAAGCAGCAAGAATACGCGATATGATTCAAGCCATACGACACACAACCCAAATCACTCAAGTAGATCTCGCAAGATTGGAAGATTTTGATATTTTTTATGTTCATGAAGAGGCCGGTCATGCCATCATCATCAAGATGTTTATACGTGAGGGGAAAATTATATCAACCGATCACACTCTTCTTAAAAATTCAACTGGTTTTGATAAAGATGAGCTTTATAAACGCGCAATATTACAGTTTTACGGACAAGATGCGCCTTTATTGTGTTCTCAAATTTTGGTTGGTCATGATTTCAAAGAAAAAGAGACGCTTGAAGAGTATTTGATGAATCTTTTTGGTAAAAAAATCAAAATCACAACACCAAAAAGAGGAGAAAAAACCAAGCTCATTGCCATCTCTCAAAAAAATGCACACTATCTCTTGGGTCTGGAAAAGAAGAAAAAAGACCCGGCCAAAGAGATACAAGAATTGTTTGATTTAAAGCGTACCCCCTATCGCATTGAAGTTTTTGACAACTCCCATATGGGAGGTGTTGCCACTGTAGGGGGCATGATTGTTTGGGAAGGCAAATTTGACAAATCAAGTTATCGCAAATATAACTTAAATGAAACCAGTGAATATGCGCAAATGCGCGAACTTCTAACACGGCGTATTCAGGACTTTAAAAGTAACCCCATGCCCGATCTCTGGCTTTTAGATGGCGGTATGACATTATTGAAGCTCGCCATGTCTCTCTTAGAAGACCATCATATCATGCTCGAAGTCCTAGCGATATCAAAAGAAAAGCACGATGCCAAGTCTAACCGTTCCAAAGGGCGTGCCAAAGATATCTTACATTGTTCTCAATACAGCCTCTCTTTGCCGACACAAGACCAAAGATTACAATTTTTACAACGCTTAAGAGATGAGGCGCACCGCTTTGCCATCTCCTTTCATCAAAAGAAAAAACGAAGTCTTGATCTCAACGACCCGCTTCAATCAATCGAAGGAGTAGGACCGGCTACCATCAAAAAGTTGTTATCCTATTTTGGCACTTATGATCACATTTATAAAGCCTCGTTAGAAGAGTTAAAGAGCCTTATTAACGCAAATTTAGCGAAAAAAATTCATACCTTTTGTAATTCTTAA
- a CDS encoding tetratricopeptide repeat protein, whose protein sequence is MKKIIFFLSVAAILLQASNFRDGMLFYKDSNFKEAKESFLRAINKDNSIQANFMLGKMYLYGEGMPPERDKAIKYLKISVNAGNLRAKCYLSEAYLRNNTNKEEAVTLLEDGLKKNLTECKRIARIYNITIDKKAEK, encoded by the coding sequence TTGAAAAAAATTATTTTTTTCTTATCTGTTGCAGCAATATTATTGCAAGCTAGCAATTTCAGAGATGGAATGTTATTTTACAAAGATAGCAACTTTAAGGAAGCAAAAGAATCATTTTTAAGAGCTATTAACAAGGATAACTCAATACAGGCAAATTTTATGTTGGGCAAAATGTATTTATACGGAGAGGGTATGCCACCGGAGCGAGACAAGGCAATAAAATACTTAAAAATATCCGTCAATGCAGGAAATCTTCGAGCAAAGTGTTATCTGTCTGAAGCGTACTTGAGGAATAATACTAATAAAGAAGAGGCCGTGACATTGCTAGAAGATGGGCTGAAAAAAAATCTAACAGAGTGCAAAAGAATTGCTAGAATTTATAACATAACAATTGACAAAAAGGCAGAAAAATGA
- a CDS encoding response regulator: MDKGLTILAVDDDIINLKLIHSMLKKHTDIESVIEATNGLDALNIVKETENINLILLDIKMPVMDGIEFMENISLLPEKHNIPIIVLTTDETKKHQSFESGAFDFLVKPIREHELYEKILKIKNLL, translated from the coding sequence ATGGATAAAGGCTTAACAATACTAGCCGTTGATGATGATATCATAAACTTAAAATTGATACATTCAATGCTGAAAAAACATACTGATATTGAATCAGTCATAGAAGCAACGAACGGATTAGATGCCTTGAATATTGTAAAAGAAACAGAAAATATCAATCTGATTCTTTTAGATATCAAAATGCCAGTCATGGATGGGATTGAGTTTATGGAAAATATATCGTTATTGCCAGAGAAGCACAACATACCGATTATTGTTCTAACAACAGATGAGACAAAAAAACATCAATCTTTTGAGAGTGGTGCGTTTGACTTTTTAGTCAAACCGATTCGAGAGCATGAACTGTATGAAAAAATACTAAAAATTAAAAACCTTCTATAA
- the hisG gene encoding ATP phosphoribosyltransferase, whose protein sequence is MLSVALPKGRIAEETLEIFEKIFGEAFRFDDRKLILETEGFKFLLVRNQDVPAYVLHQAADIGVVGLDVLEEKDEDLIRLLDLKIGKCKVCVGIANDKKLDYSLPEITIATKMSNISQRYFSKKAMGVKIIKLYGSIELAPLVGLSDAIVDIVDTGNTMKQNGLKVVETIMDSSAYLIANKNSFIEKKEEIISLYEKINNVIS, encoded by the coding sequence ATGTTAAGTGTTGCATTACCAAAAGGCAGAATTGCAGAAGAAACATTGGAGATTTTTGAAAAAATCTTTGGTGAAGCCTTTCGATTTGATGATAGAAAATTGATATTAGAAACAGAGGGTTTTAAGTTTTTGTTAGTTCGAAATCAAGACGTTCCGGCATATGTCTTGCATCAAGCCGCAGATATTGGTGTGGTCGGGTTGGACGTACTTGAAGAGAAAGATGAGGATTTAATCAGATTATTGGATCTTAAAATTGGAAAATGTAAAGTCTGTGTGGGGATAGCTAATGATAAAAAATTAGATTATTCACTCCCTGAAATCACTATTGCGACAAAAATGTCGAATATATCCCAACGATACTTTTCTAAAAAAGCAATGGGTGTGAAGATAATCAAGTTATATGGATCGATCGAATTAGCACCATTAGTAGGGCTGAGTGATGCGATTGTTGATATCGTAGATACCGGAAATACTATGAAGCAAAATGGGCTCAAAGTAGTGGAAACCATCATGGATTCATCAGCTTATCTAATAGCAAATAAAAATAGTTTTATAGAAAAGAAAGAAGAAATAATCTCTTTATATGAAAAGATAAATAATGTGATCTCCTAA